From the genome of Phreatobacter cathodiphilus, one region includes:
- a CDS encoding APC family permease, whose protein sequence is MTDRHPTTTSHPPPALRRRLGLVLLVLYGVGITVGAGIYVLIGTVAGHAGVHAPLAFALAAVVMAFTVGSYAELATRYPVSAGEAAYMREAYGSRLASTATGLLTVIIGIVSAAAVALGSAGYLHALVPAPRPVLVVAVVLVLGAVAAWGILQSVVVASLFTLVEVGGLVVIVMAAAGGDLPFLSALATLPPADPAVLSGIAAASLLAFFAFIGFEDLANIAEEAKDPHRNLPLAMALTLVVATLLYVLVAAVAVSAVAPAELAASEAPLSLVFQRLAGTSPATIGVIAVVATLNTVLAQMTMVSRVVYGMARLGDLPAVLGRVHGATGTPLAATGAVVAAVIVLALSVTLERLAVATSMATLLVFALVNLALIRLKRRGTTSAARHVTVPFWVPVAGLATCLAMAAFAALP, encoded by the coding sequence ATGACCGATCGCCACCCGACGACGACCTCCCATCCGCCGCCGGCCCTGCGCCGCCGCCTCGGCCTCGTGCTCCTGGTGCTCTACGGCGTCGGCATCACCGTGGGGGCCGGCATCTACGTGCTGATCGGCACGGTGGCGGGACACGCCGGCGTCCATGCGCCGCTCGCCTTCGCCCTCGCCGCCGTCGTCATGGCCTTCACCGTCGGCTCCTATGCGGAGCTGGCGACGCGCTACCCGGTGAGCGCGGGGGAGGCGGCCTACATGCGCGAGGCCTATGGTTCGCGCCTCGCCTCCACGGCGACCGGCCTCCTCACCGTCATCATCGGCATCGTCTCGGCGGCGGCCGTGGCGCTGGGCTCCGCCGGCTATCTCCACGCGCTGGTGCCGGCGCCACGGCCGGTGCTCGTCGTCGCGGTGGTGCTGGTTCTGGGGGCCGTGGCGGCCTGGGGCATCCTGCAGTCGGTGGTGGTGGCGAGCCTGTTCACCCTGGTGGAGGTCGGCGGCCTCGTCGTCATCGTCATGGCCGCCGCCGGCGGCGACCTGCCGTTCCTCTCCGCTCTCGCGACGCTGCCGCCGGCCGATCCGGCCGTGCTCTCCGGCATCGCCGCAGCGAGCCTGCTCGCCTTCTTCGCCTTCATCGGCTTCGAGGACCTCGCCAATATCGCCGAGGAGGCGAAAGACCCGCACCGCAACCTGCCGCTCGCCATGGCCCTGACGCTGGTGGTGGCGACGCTGCTCTACGTGCTGGTGGCGGCGGTGGCGGTCAGCGCCGTGGCGCCGGCCGAGCTCGCCGCCTCGGAGGCCCCGCTCAGTCTCGTCTTCCAGCGCCTCGCCGGCACCAGCCCCGCCACGATCGGCGTCATCGCCGTGGTGGCGACGCTCAACACCGTGCTGGCGCAGATGACCATGGTGTCGCGCGTCGTCTACGGGATGGCCCGGCTCGGCGACCTGCCGGCCGTGCTCGGCCGGGTCCATGGCGCCACGGGGACGCCACTGGCGGCGACGGGAGCGGTGGTGGCGGCGGTGATCGTCCTCGCCCTGTCGGTGACACTGGAGCGGCTGGCGGTGGCGACGTCGATGGCGACGCTGCTGGTCTTCGCCCTCGTCAACCTGGCGCTGATCCGGCTGAAGCGGCGCGGCACGACAAGCGCCGCGCGTCACGTCACCGTGCCGTTCTGGGTGCCGGTGGCGGGGCTCGCCACCTGCCTCGCCATGGCGGCCTTCGCCGCGCTGCCGTGA
- a CDS encoding cyclic nucleotide-gated ion channel, translating to MAVAGLRRRVYELLDKGLAGSWVADLVHGALIALVIVNVAAVVLESMPAVANAYERQFRLLEIASVAAFTLEYVARLWVAPDHPPYRTLTPLRARLRAALSPALVIDLLAIVPFYVGLLLDMDLRFLLLLRLVRFFKLARYSPGFASLVDALWSERRALGASLLIFLGALVIVASAMRLAEQEAQPDKFATIPDALWWAVITLTTVGYGDVYPVTGAGKLIAGVTAVLGIVMLALPVGIIATAFAREIQRRDFVVTWSMVSGVPLFSGLDAASVAEVMRALTSATYEPGALICRAGQPARAVFVIAEGEVEAEGAGGRRTLGAGQCFGEAAVLQGRPMDVTVRATSRVKVLALDADELHHLRETRPALGVVIAAVAETWESGEARDPAAGRP from the coding sequence ATGGCGGTGGCGGGGCTGCGGCGGCGGGTCTACGAACTGCTCGACAAGGGCCTCGCCGGCTCCTGGGTGGCCGATCTCGTGCACGGAGCGCTCATCGCGCTGGTCATCGTCAACGTGGCGGCGGTGGTGCTGGAATCCATGCCGGCGGTGGCAAACGCCTACGAGCGGCAGTTCCGCCTGCTCGAGATCGCCTCCGTCGCCGCCTTCACGCTGGAGTATGTCGCGCGGCTCTGGGTGGCGCCGGACCATCCGCCCTACCGGACCCTGACGCCGCTGCGCGCCCGCCTGCGCGCGGCGTTGTCCCCGGCGCTGGTCATCGACCTCCTGGCCATCGTGCCCTTCTACGTGGGCCTCCTCCTCGACATGGACCTGCGCTTCCTGCTGCTGCTCAGGCTGGTGCGCTTCTTCAAGCTGGCGCGCTATTCGCCGGGCTTCGCCAGCCTCGTCGACGCGCTGTGGAGCGAGCGGCGGGCGCTCGGCGCCTCGCTGCTCATCTTCCTCGGTGCCCTCGTCATCGTCGCCTCGGCCATGCGGCTCGCCGAGCAGGAGGCCCAGCCCGACAAGTTCGCCACCATCCCGGACGCGCTGTGGTGGGCGGTCATCACCCTGACCACGGTCGGCTATGGCGACGTCTATCCGGTCACCGGCGCCGGCAAGCTCATCGCCGGCGTCACCGCCGTGCTCGGCATCGTCATGCTGGCTCTGCCGGTCGGCATCATCGCCACCGCCTTCGCGCGTGAAATCCAGCGCCGCGACTTCGTCGTCACCTGGAGCATGGTCTCCGGCGTGCCGCTGTTCTCGGGGCTGGACGCGGCCTCGGTGGCGGAGGTGATGCGCGCCCTGACCAGCGCCACCTACGAGCCCGGCGCGCTGATCTGCCGGGCCGGACAGCCGGCGCGCGCGGTCTTCGTCATCGCCGAGGGCGAGGTCGAGGCGGAGGGCGCCGGCGGCCGCCGCACCCTCGGTGCGGGACAGTGCTTCGGCGAGGCGGCGGTGCTGCAGGGCCGTCCGATGGACGTGACGGTGAGGGCGACGAGCCGGGTCAAGGTCCTCGCCCTCGACGCCGACGAGCTGCACCACCTGCGGGAGACGCGCCCGGCCCTCGGCGTCGTCATCGCCGCGGTGGCGGAGACCTGGGAGAGCGGCGAGGCGCGCGACCCGGCGGCCGGGCGTCCTTGA
- the alaS gene encoding alanine--tRNA ligase: protein MTGVNQIRKTFLDFFARNGHAVVESSPLVPRNDPTLMFANSGMVQFKNVFTGVEKRPYSTATTAQKCVRAGGKHNDLDNVGYTARHHTFFEMLGNFSFGDYFKERAIDHAWTLITKEYELPVSRLLVTVFSEDQEAYDLWKKIAGLPDSKIIRIPTSDNFWRMGDTGPCGPCSEIFYDHGDKIWGGPPGSAEQDGDRFIEIWNLVFMQYEEQAGGIRTDLPRPSIDTGMGLERISAVLQGTHDNYEIDLMRALIGASAVETGVEPDGPNKVSHRVIADHLRAASFLVADGVLPSNEGRGYVVRRIMRRAMRHASLLGAKEPLMHKLVPTLVREMGQAYPELVRAEGLIAETLRLEETRFRKTLERGLSILDAESAGLNEGATFSGETAFTLYDTYGFPLDLTQDALRPRGIAVDTAAFESAMQLQKQKARAAWAGSGEAATDTVWFAVKEKTGATEFLGYDTETAEGQVLAILKDGAEVAALAAGETGLVVVNQTPFYGESGGQQGDRGVMSGEGVRAAVTDTQKKLGDLFVHAVTVSEGRLAVGQAVQLDVDHARRAAIRANHSATHLLHEALRQVLGDHVAQKGSLVAPDRLRFDFSHNKPIGDDELAKVEDIANRVLLANAPVVTRLMGQEEAIASGARALFGEKYGDEVRVVSMGPAPEGSKASGWSVELCGGTHVARTGDIGLVTVVGEGAVAAGVRRLEAMTGDAARRHLAEQARKLEAVAGLVKTSVADVEARVEALVEDRRRLERELAEAKKKLAMGGGAAGADPVKTVGSLKLLARSVTGIELRDLKGLADAGKAQVGSGVVAIVGVSEDGKAGIVVGVTADLAGKVNAVDLVKIGSEALGGKGGGGRPDMAQAGGPDGHKADAALAAIEAALAAA, encoded by the coding sequence ATGACCGGCGTCAACCAGATCCGCAAGACCTTCCTCGACTTCTTCGCCAGGAACGGCCACGCCGTGGTGGAGAGTTCGCCGCTCGTGCCGCGCAACGATCCGACGCTGATGTTCGCCAATTCCGGCATGGTGCAGTTCAAGAACGTCTTCACCGGCGTCGAGAAGCGGCCCTATTCGACGGCGACGACGGCGCAGAAATGCGTGCGTGCCGGCGGCAAGCACAACGACCTCGACAATGTCGGCTACACCGCCCGCCACCACACCTTCTTCGAGATGCTCGGCAACTTCTCCTTCGGCGACTATTTCAAGGAACGGGCCATCGACCATGCCTGGACCCTGATCACGAAAGAGTACGAGCTGCCGGTGTCGCGCCTCCTCGTCACGGTCTTCTCCGAGGACCAGGAGGCCTACGACCTGTGGAAGAAGATCGCGGGCCTGCCGGATTCCAAAATCATCCGCATCCCGACCTCCGACAATTTCTGGCGCATGGGCGACACCGGCCCCTGCGGCCCCTGCTCGGAGATCTTCTACGACCACGGCGACAAGATCTGGGGCGGTCCGCCGGGCTCGGCCGAGCAGGACGGCGACCGCTTCATCGAAATCTGGAACCTCGTGTTCATGCAGTACGAGGAGCAGGCCGGCGGCATCCGCACCGACCTGCCGCGTCCCTCCATCGACACCGGCATGGGCCTCGAGCGCATCTCCGCCGTGCTCCAGGGCACCCACGACAACTACGAGATCGACCTGATGCGCGCCCTCATCGGCGCCTCGGCGGTGGAGACCGGCGTCGAGCCCGACGGGCCCAACAAGGTTTCGCACCGGGTCATCGCCGACCACCTGCGCGCCGCCTCCTTCCTCGTCGCCGACGGAGTCCTGCCCTCCAACGAGGGCCGCGGCTATGTCGTGCGCCGCATCATGCGCCGCGCCATGCGCCACGCCTCGCTGCTCGGCGCCAAGGAGCCGCTGATGCACAAGCTGGTGCCCACCCTGGTGCGCGAGATGGGCCAGGCCTATCCGGAGCTCGTCCGCGCCGAGGGCCTGATCGCCGAGACGCTGCGGCTCGAGGAGACGCGCTTCCGCAAGACGCTGGAGCGCGGCCTGTCCATCCTCGACGCCGAATCGGCGGGCTTGAACGAGGGCGCCACCTTCTCCGGCGAGACCGCCTTCACGCTCTACGACACCTACGGCTTCCCGCTCGACCTGACGCAGGACGCGCTGCGCCCGCGCGGCATCGCGGTGGACACGGCCGCCTTCGAATCGGCGATGCAGCTGCAGAAGCAGAAGGCGCGTGCCGCCTGGGCGGGCTCGGGCGAGGCCGCCACCGACACGGTTTGGTTCGCGGTGAAGGAAAAGACCGGCGCCACCGAATTCCTCGGCTACGACACCGAGACGGCCGAGGGCCAGGTGCTGGCGATCCTGAAGGATGGCGCGGAGGTCGCGGCGCTCGCGGCGGGCGAGACCGGCCTCGTCGTCGTCAACCAGACGCCGTTCTACGGCGAATCCGGCGGCCAGCAGGGCGACCGCGGCGTGATGAGCGGGGAGGGCGTCCGGGCCGCCGTCACCGACACGCAGAAGAAGCTCGGCGATCTCTTCGTCCATGCCGTCACGGTGTCGGAGGGGCGCCTCGCCGTCGGCCAGGCGGTGCAGCTCGACGTCGACCACGCCCGCCGCGCCGCCATCCGCGCCAACCATTCGGCCACCCATCTCCTGCACGAGGCGCTGCGCCAGGTGCTCGGCGACCACGTGGCGCAGAAGGGCTCGCTGGTGGCCCCCGACCGGCTGCGCTTCGACTTCTCGCACAACAAGCCGATCGGCGACGACGAACTCGCGAAGGTCGAGGACATCGCCAACCGGGTGCTGCTCGCCAATGCGCCGGTGGTCACGCGCCTGATGGGGCAGGAGGAGGCGATCGCCTCCGGCGCCCGCGCGCTGTTCGGCGAGAAGTACGGCGATGAGGTGCGCGTCGTCTCCATGGGCCCGGCGCCCGAGGGCTCGAAGGCCTCGGGCTGGTCGGTGGAGCTCTGCGGCGGCACCCATGTGGCGCGCACCGGTGACATCGGCCTCGTCACCGTGGTGGGCGAGGGGGCTGTCGCCGCCGGCGTGCGCCGGCTCGAGGCCATGACGGGCGATGCGGCGCGGCGGCACCTCGCCGAACAGGCGCGCAAGCTCGAAGCGGTGGCCGGCCTCGTGAAAACCTCGGTCGCCGACGTCGAGGCGCGGGTGGAGGCCCTGGTCGAGGACCGCCGCCGGCTGGAGCGCGAACTCGCCGAGGCCAAGAAGAAGCTCGCCATGGGCGGCGGTGCCGCGGGGGCCGATCCGGTGAAGACGGTGGGCAGCCTCAAGCTCCTGGCGCGCAGCGTCACCGGCATCGAGCTGCGCGACCTGAAGGGCCTCGCCGACGCCGGCAAGGCGCAGGTCGGCTCGGGCGTCGTCGCCATCGTCGGCGTGTCGGAGGACGGCAAGGCCGGCATCGTGGTCGGCGTCACCGCCGATCTCGCCGGCAAGGTCAATGCGGTCGACCTCGTGAAGATCGGCTCGGAAGCCCTCGGCGGCAAGGGCGGCGGCGGCCGGCCCGACATGGCCCAGGCCGGCGGCCCCGACGGCCACAAGGCCGATGCGGCGCTGGCCGCCATCGAGGCGGCGCTCGCCGCCGCCTGA
- the recA gene encoding recombinase RecA produces MSQAALRLVEGSSMDKTKALDAALSQIERAFGKGSIMRLGKNEKLIEIEAISTGSLGLDIALGIGGMPRGRVVEIYGPESSGKTTLALHTIAEAQKTGGVCAFIDAEHALDPVYARKLGVNLDDLLISQPDAGEQALEICDTLVRSGAIDVVVVDSVAALTPRAELEGEMGDNQPGMQARLMSQALRKLTASISKSKTMVIFINQIRMKIGVMYGSPEVTTGGNALKFYASMRLDIRRIGAIKDREEVVGNQTRVKVVKNKLAPPFKQVEFDIMYGEGVSKMGELIDLGVKAGVVEKSGAWFSYDSQRVGQGRENAKTFLKQNPDMAAKIEAAIRQNAGLIAEKILGEVEPDGDADSPD; encoded by the coding sequence ATGAGTCAGGCCGCACTGCGACTCGTCGAAGGTTCATCCATGGACAAGACCAAGGCGCTGGACGCCGCTCTCTCCCAGATCGAGCGCGCCTTCGGCAAGGGCTCCATCATGCGGCTCGGCAAGAACGAGAAGCTGATCGAGATCGAGGCGATCTCGACCGGCTCGCTCGGTCTCGACATCGCGCTGGGCATTGGCGGCATGCCGCGCGGCCGCGTGGTCGAGATCTACGGGCCGGAATCCTCGGGCAAGACGACGCTGGCGCTGCACACCATCGCGGAAGCGCAGAAGACCGGCGGGGTCTGCGCCTTCATCGACGCGGAGCACGCGCTCGACCCGGTCTATGCCCGCAAGCTCGGTGTCAATCTCGACGACCTCCTGATCTCGCAGCCGGACGCCGGCGAGCAGGCGCTGGAGATCTGCGACACGCTGGTGCGCTCGGGCGCCATCGACGTGGTGGTGGTCGATTCGGTGGCGGCGCTCACCCCCAGGGCCGAGCTCGAGGGCGAGATGGGCGACAATCAGCCGGGCATGCAGGCCCGCCTGATGAGCCAGGCGCTGCGCAAGCTCACCGCCTCCATCTCCAAGTCGAAGACCATGGTGATCTTCATCAACCAGATCCGCATGAAGATCGGCGTCATGTACGGCTCGCCGGAGGTGACCACCGGCGGCAACGCACTGAAGTTCTACGCCTCCATGCGCCTCGACATCCGCCGCATCGGTGCCATCAAGGACCGCGAGGAGGTGGTCGGCAACCAGACCCGCGTGAAGGTGGTGAAGAACAAGCTGGCCCCGCCCTTCAAGCAGGTCGAGTTCGACATCATGTACGGCGAGGGCGTGTCCAAGATGGGCGAACTCATCGACCTCGGGGTCAAGGCCGGCGTGGTGGAGAAGTCCGGCGCCTGGTTCTCCTACGACAGCCAGCGGGTCGGCCAGGGCCGCGAGAACGCCAAGACCTTCCTCAAGCAGAACCCGGACATGGCGGCCAAGATCGAGGCGGCGATCCGGCAGAACGCCGGACTCATCGCCGAGAAGATCCTCGGCGAGGTCGAGCCGGACGGCGACGCCGACAGCCCGGACTGA
- a CDS encoding fumarate hydratase, with protein sequence MNAPLAAGSYSLFPLAKDETPYRKLTSEGVRVESVLGREVVVVDREAIRLLSEQAFVDINHLLRPGHLAQLRRILDDPEATANDRFVAYDLLKNANIAAGGVLPMCQDTGTAIIMGKKGRLVWTEGDDEAALGQGVLDAYAKKNLRYSQVAPISMFEERNTRNNLPAQIEIHAEGEDAYKFLFMAKGGGSANKSFLFQAPPSILTHERMIKFLHEKILTLGTAACPPYHLAIVIGGLSAEHTMKTAKLASARYLDGLPTAGSEFAHAFRDVGMEAEIHKLTQAMGVGAQFGGKYFCHDVRVIRMPRHGASLPIAIAVSCSADRQALGKITRDGVFLEELEHHPAQYLPEIDEGALGGEVVKIDLTRPMVEILETLSKHPIKTRVSLTGPMIVARDAAHAKIRERLDRGEPMPDYFRNHPVYYAGPAKTPAGYASGSFGPTTAGRMDGFVDQFQAAGGSMVMLAKGNRSREVREACAKHGGFYLGSIGGPAARLAQDCIRKVEVLEYPELGMEAIWKIEVEDFPAFIVVDDKGNDFFKELNLG encoded by the coding sequence ATGAACGCTCCGCTCGCCGCCGGCTCCTACTCGCTCTTTCCCCTGGCGAAGGACGAGACGCCCTACCGCAAGCTGACCTCGGAGGGCGTCCGGGTCGAGAGCGTCCTCGGCCGGGAGGTCGTGGTGGTCGACCGCGAGGCGATCCGGCTCCTGTCGGAACAGGCCTTCGTCGACATCAACCACCTGCTGCGGCCGGGCCACCTCGCCCAGCTCCGCCGCATCCTCGACGATCCCGAGGCGACGGCGAACGACAGGTTCGTCGCCTACGACCTCTTGAAGAACGCCAACATCGCCGCCGGCGGGGTGCTGCCCATGTGCCAGGACACCGGCACGGCCATCATCATGGGCAAGAAGGGGCGCCTCGTCTGGACCGAGGGCGACGACGAGGCGGCGCTCGGCCAGGGCGTGCTCGACGCCTACGCCAAGAAGAACCTGCGCTATTCGCAGGTGGCGCCCATCTCCATGTTCGAGGAGAGGAACACCCGCAACAACCTCCCCGCCCAGATCGAGATCCATGCGGAGGGCGAGGACGCCTACAAGTTCCTGTTCATGGCCAAGGGCGGCGGCTCGGCCAACAAGAGCTTCCTGTTCCAGGCGCCGCCCTCCATCCTCACCCACGAGCGGATGATCAAGTTCCTCCACGAGAAGATCCTGACGCTCGGCACCGCCGCCTGCCCGCCCTACCACCTCGCCATCGTCATCGGCGGCCTCTCCGCCGAGCACACGATGAAGACGGCCAAGCTCGCCTCCGCCCGCTACCTCGACGGCCTGCCGACGGCGGGCTCGGAGTTCGCCCATGCCTTCCGCGACGTCGGCATGGAGGCCGAGATCCACAAGCTGACCCAGGCCATGGGCGTCGGCGCCCAGTTCGGCGGCAAGTATTTCTGCCACGACGTGCGCGTCATCCGCATGCCGCGCCACGGCGCCTCCCTCCCCATCGCCATCGCGGTGTCCTGCTCGGCGGACCGACAGGCCCTCGGCAAGATCACCCGCGACGGCGTCTTCCTCGAGGAGCTGGAGCATCATCCCGCCCAGTACCTGCCGGAGATCGACGAGGGGGCGCTCGGCGGCGAGGTCGTGAAGATCGACCTGACCCGGCCGATGGTGGAGATCCTCGAGACGCTGTCGAAGCACCCGATCAAGACGCGCGTCTCGCTCACCGGGCCGATGATCGTCGCCCGCGACGCCGCCCACGCCAAGATCCGCGAGCGGCTCGACCGCGGCGAGCCCATGCCGGACTATTTCAGGAACCACCCGGTCTATTACGCCGGCCCGGCCAAGACCCCGGCGGGCTACGCCTCGGGCTCCTTCGGCCCGACCACGGCCGGCCGCATGGACGGCTTCGTCGACCAGTTCCAGGCCGCCGGCGGCTCGATGGTCATGCTGGCCAAGGGCAACCGCTCCCGCGAGGTGCGCGAGGCCTGCGCCAAGCACGGCGGCTTCTACCTCGGCTCCATCGGCGGACCTGCCGCCCGCCTCGCCCAGGACTGCATCCGCAAGGTCGAGGTGCTGGAATATCCCGAGCTCGGCATGGAGGCGATCTGGAAGATCGAGGTCGAGGACTTCCCCGCCTTCATCGTCGTCGACGACAAGGGCAACGACTTCTTCAAGGAACTCAACCTCGGCTGA
- a CDS encoding DUF294 nucleotidyltransferase-like domain-containing protein — protein MPAPSVQPLIALDAVVLDTETTGLDPAKARIVQIGAVALRQGRLLPEERFERLVDPGVPIPASATAIHHIDDAAVAGAATFAQAFEAFETFRAGRILVGHNLGFDLAIIRRECRLAGRAFAPPPSLDTRLLGQICFPTLAGYTLEILAERTGVTLDRGGRHDAVGDAESAGAIFVALLPFLKEKGVRTVAEANEACRRLTDAMEGFARAGWEEPKAVTAGGQGALSRIDSYPFRHRVADLMGRPPAVAPPDMTVMAAARLMTERRISSLFVAPPGPPRVDAAGIVTERDVMRAVATGGAAALERPVGEIASRPLAHVGAEDFVYRAIGRMDRLKVRHLAVSDAAGAIVGALSARDLLRMRASDALALGDAIEAAEGAPAMAAAFARMPLVARQLIEEEVTAVQVAAVISHEIGALTARAAREAEAMMLAEGAGPPPVAYAVLVLGSVGRGESLLAADQDNAVVTEVAADPEAADRWFARFGAHMADILDAAGVAYCKGGVMARNPGFRGSIEDWRGRIADWIGRTRPEDLLAVDIFFDFRAVHGDTRLAEALFDEAYAAAHAAPMLAKLLAEQIGAHRPPLTLFGGFRLTEGRVDLKLGGLFPVVAAARCLALRHDIRRRSTRERIAALREKTIGAAEDLERWLDAHGVLLDAILRQQIIDLAAGRPPGSRVDPAILGKAGQARLKAAVGNLAHVGQTVRDLLFQA, from the coding sequence ATGCCGGCCCCGTCCGTCCAGCCGCTGATCGCCCTCGACGCCGTGGTGCTCGACACGGAGACGACGGGGCTCGATCCGGCCAAGGCGCGCATCGTCCAGATCGGCGCCGTGGCGCTTCGCCAGGGGCGCCTGCTGCCGGAGGAGCGGTTCGAGCGGCTGGTCGATCCCGGTGTGCCGATCCCCGCCTCGGCGACCGCGATCCATCACATCGACGATGCGGCCGTCGCAGGCGCCGCCACCTTCGCCCAGGCCTTCGAAGCCTTCGAGACGTTCCGGGCCGGCCGCATCCTGGTGGGCCACAATCTCGGCTTTGACCTCGCCATCATCCGGCGCGAATGCCGGCTGGCGGGACGGGCCTTCGCGCCGCCGCCCTCGCTCGACACGCGCCTGCTCGGCCAGATCTGCTTTCCGACCCTCGCCGGCTACACGCTCGAAATCCTCGCCGAGCGGACGGGGGTCACCCTCGACCGCGGCGGCCGCCACGACGCGGTGGGCGATGCCGAGAGCGCCGGGGCCATCTTCGTCGCGCTGCTGCCCTTCCTGAAGGAGAAGGGGGTGCGGACGGTCGCCGAGGCCAACGAGGCCTGCCGGCGGCTCACCGACGCCATGGAGGGCTTCGCCCGCGCCGGCTGGGAGGAGCCGAAGGCGGTGACGGCGGGCGGGCAGGGGGCCCTGTCGCGCATCGATTCCTATCCGTTCCGCCACCGCGTCGCCGACCTGATGGGCCGGCCGCCGGCCGTGGCGCCGCCCGACATGACGGTGATGGCCGCGGCGCGGCTGATGACGGAACGCCGCATCTCCTCGCTCTTCGTCGCCCCACCGGGCCCGCCGCGGGTCGACGCGGCGGGCATCGTCACCGAACGCGACGTGATGCGGGCGGTGGCGACGGGGGGCGCGGCGGCGCTGGAGCGGCCGGTGGGGGAGATCGCCTCGCGGCCGCTCGCCCATGTCGGGGCGGAGGATTTCGTCTATCGCGCCATCGGGCGGATGGACCGGCTCAAGGTCCGCCACCTCGCGGTATCGGACGCTGCGGGGGCGATCGTCGGAGCCCTGTCGGCGCGCGACCTCCTGAGGATGCGGGCGAGCGACGCGCTGGCGCTGGGCGACGCCATCGAAGCGGCCGAGGGCGCGCCGGCGATGGCCGCCGCCTTCGCCCGCATGCCCCTGGTGGCGCGGCAACTCATCGAGGAGGAGGTGACCGCCGTTCAGGTGGCCGCCGTCATCAGCCACGAGATCGGTGCCCTGACGGCGCGGGCCGCCCGCGAGGCCGAGGCCATGATGCTGGCGGAGGGCGCCGGACCGCCGCCGGTCGCCTATGCGGTGCTGGTGCTCGGCTCGGTCGGCCGCGGCGAGAGCCTGCTCGCCGCCGACCAGGACAATGCGGTGGTGACTGAGGTCGCCGCCGATCCTGAGGCCGCCGACCGCTGGTTCGCCCGCTTCGGCGCCCATATGGCCGACATCCTCGACGCGGCCGGCGTCGCCTATTGCAAGGGCGGCGTCATGGCCCGCAACCCCGGCTTCCGCGGCTCCATCGAGGATTGGCGCGGCCGGATCGCCGACTGGATCGGGCGGACGCGGCCGGAGGACCTGCTGGCCGTCGACATCTTCTTCGATTTCCGCGCCGTGCATGGCGACACACGGCTGGCGGAGGCGCTGTTCGACGAGGCCTATGCGGCGGCCCACGCGGCGCCGATGCTCGCCAAGCTGCTGGCCGAGCAGATCGGCGCACACCGGCCGCCGCTGACCCTGTTCGGCGGCTTCCGCCTCACCGAGGGACGCGTCGACCTGAAGCTCGGCGGGCTGTTTCCGGTGGTGGCGGCGGCGCGCTGTCTGGCGCTGCGCCACGACATTCGCCGGCGCTCGACGCGGGAGCGGATCGCCGCGCTGCGCGAGAAGACGATCGGCGCCGCCGAGGACCTGGAGCGCTGGCTCGACGCCCATGGCGTCCTTCTCGACGCCATCCTGCGCCAGCAGATCATCGACCTCGCGGCCGGCCGCCCGCCGGGGAGCCGGGTCGATCCCGCCATCCTCGGCAAGGCCGGGCAGGCGCGGCTGAAGGCGGCCGTCGGCAACCTCGCCCATGTGGGCCAGACGGTGAGGGATCTCCTGTTCCAGGCCTGA